Below is a window of Vibrio gazogenes DNA.
TGGTTCCGCCCCCGATGGGCGGTTTGTCATAGAGATATCACGAGGCTTACATGAGTCATAAAGACACCATCTATTCAGCACCGATTCAACAGGTCGGAGACTTTACATTCGATGAGCGGGTTGTTGAGGTCTTCCCTGATATGATTCAGCGTTCCGTTCCCGGTTACAATAATATTATTTCTACAATCGGGATGCTGGCTGAGCGCTTTGCCAAACCCAATACCAATGTTTATGACCTTGGCTGCTCTCTGGGTGCGGCTACGCTCTCGATGCGTCGCCATATTCATCACGAAGGCTGCCACATTATTGCGGTCGATAATTCATCAGCCATGGTTGAACGTTGTCGCATGCATATTGAAGCGTATCGCTCCGATACAGCGGTTAAGGTGATTGAAGCCGATATCCGGGACATTGAGATCACCAACGCCTCGATCGTCGTACTGAATTTTACCCTTCAGTTTCTCTCTCCGGATGATCGCAGCCAGTTATTGGAAAATATCTACCGTGGGTTACGTCCGGGCGGCATTCTGATCTTATCTGAAAAGTACAGTTTCGCTGACACGACAGCCAATGATCTGCTCATCGATTTACATCACGAATTCAAGCGTGCCAATGGCTACAGTGAGCTGGAAATCAGTCAGAAACGCAGTGCCATTGAGAACGTTCTACAACCGGATACCATTGAAACCCACAAAAATCGTTTCGCCCAAATTGGTTTCAGTAGTTTTGATGTTTGGTTTCAGTGTTTTAACTTCGGTTCGATGTTTGCTATCAAATGATATTTGCCGCTCAAATAGAGTAGGCAACCATGGTTTACTCTACGTCAGGCGGGACACTCCCTTTCTCTGCTGAGAATATTTCCAGTTTTATTTTTCGTTCGCAGGATACTCGATTCAATGTTTAATTTTGCTAATTTTTATCAGCTCATCGCGCAAGATCAACGCCTCCAGCCATGGCTGAATGTTTTACCTCAGCAACTGACGGATTGGCAAAACGATTCACACGGAGATTTTGAGCGCTGGCTCCGATCATTGAATAAGCTCCCGACTTTCACCCCTGATCAGGTTGAGCTGAAAACTGAGGTTGCCATCCGGAATCAGACGCCCTTGCCAGCCGGAGAACAGAAGAAGCTGGAAAGCCTGCTGAAAACATTCCATCCATGGCGAAAAGGGCCTTATCACATTCATGGTATCCATATTGATACAGAGTGGCGTTCAGATTGGAAATGGGAGCGTGTTTTGCCGCATATTTCTTCGCTGAAAAACCGAAATGTGCTCGATGTCGGCTGTGGTAATGGCTACCATATGTGGCGGATGTTGGGAGAAGGTGCCCGTTTGTGTATTGGTGTCGACCCATCTCACTTGTTTCTGATTCAATTTGAAGCAATACGACGGTTAATGGGCAATGACCAGAGGGCCCATCTATTACCATTAGGTATCGAAGCGCTTCCCAAACTAGAAGCATTTGATACGGTATTTAGTATGGGGGTGCTGTACCACCGTCGTTCACCGTTGGACCATTTATTACAGTTGAGAGATCAACTGGTTGCGGGTGGAGAATTAATACTGGAAACGCTGGTTATCGAAGGGGATGAAAGCGCGGTGTTAGTTCCGACGGATCGCTACGCGCAAATGCGAAATGTGTACTTCTTTCCTTCGGCACTGGCGTTAAAAGCGTGGTTGGAGAAATGTGGATTTATTGATGTCGTCATTGCCGATGAAAACGAAACATCAACAGAAGAACAACGCACAACCACATGGATGACACATAACTCATTACCTGACTATCTGGACCCGGCGGATCCGAAGAAAACAATTGAAGGCTATCCAGCACCGAGAAGAGCGATTCTGATTGCCCGTAAACCATAATTGACATACATCTAACGCGCAATATAAAAATTCAGAGTACGCTAGGCCGTGGAAATCACTACTGAATGCTTTTATCAATCATAACAACTCAAGAATTAGGTTACTCATGTTTAAACGACTTGCACTTGTGGCCGCAATATCCACACTAGCGGGATGCGTCACAACAGAGGAAAGAAGCTTGCATCAGCAGACAATCGCAGCAATTCATGGTTCAGAAAGCAATATTAACCAACGCCTGACCAATCTAGAATTGCAGTCCAGTAATCAAGTCGATTACATCGATAGCCTGGAAAATGAAGTTTCTTCTTTAAAACAGCAAATACATAAACTCAATCAGAAGCACTATCAGCATTCATCACCACAGGAAATTAGCCCGACTCAATCACTGCAACATCTCGCTTCGTCTGATCCTGTACCTGCAAATAAGGTCGTCCTTGGTCAGGTTGAGCGGATCAGTATCGAATCGATCAAACAAACATTCGATGCCCGGGTCGATACGGGCGCTGCAACGTCTTCTCTGGACGCAACAGATATTGAAGAGTTTGAAAGAAATGGGAAAAACTGGGTTAGATTTCATTTATCTGGCCGGACACAGGATACGGACAAAGCAGCAGATAAGAAAAATGCTGACAATAAAGCCGCCAAGAAAGAAGCGAAGGACAACTGGATCGAAGCTCCCGTATTACGTTATGTCAAAATTCGACAAGCCTCGACATCGGAAACCGAGCGACGAGCCGTTGTTGAATTATGGATAAATGTCGGAAAGATTCGTGAACGGACAGAATTTACCCTTGCCGATCGCTCCCATATGTCACACCCGATTCTATTGGGACGTGAATTCCTTCGCGATATTGCGCTGGTGGATGTGAGTAAAAAGTACATTCAATCCACAGCCAAATAATTATCTGGTGAGTATTGACCATGACCTCCCGAATTCCATTTTATATTTCAATCATCCTGCTGGTTGCGATCGGCATTTATTTAAGCATTTTTCGCCATCAAGTTTATGGTGTTCCCTGGACGCCCGGTGAAACCAGACAAGTCTGGGAAATTGAAGCACGTATTCAATTTAATGCGCAGGGCAAAGAAGCGAAGGTTTCCCTCGCTGCACCATACACACAAGATGGATTCACACTGATCAGTGAATCCGCATCTTCGCCGGGGTATGGGGTTTCTTACCTTGAATCGACCCCAGGAAGTCGCCGGGCCGAATGGTCGATTCGTCAGGCCAGTGGCCCACAGACCATCTATTATAAAACACAGTTCCTTGTTGACCCAGAGGCCAAAACACGTCCTAAACCGCCACATGGACCGGTCGATCCCCCGACGTTTGACAGTCCCGAAGAAGCAGCGGCTGTCTCCCTGATTACACTGGCAAATGAACGCTCGGCCGATGACATTTCGTTTACCAGAGAGCTCATCAAAGCCCTGAATGACGAGGAAAGTCAGAACGCGCAACTTCTGCTAAATCAAATGACCAAATATAAAGCAACGCAGAAGATGCTTTCATATTCAGGGATTCCCAATAAGATTGTCGGTGTCCTGCAACTGGAAGATGGCCGTCGTCGTCAGAGTATAGAGCCGATGAATGAAGTCTGGGACGGGGAACGTTGGATCGTCTTTAATCCGGACACAGGCAAACAGGCAAACCATCCGAACTTGTTGGTATGGGATGAATCCAATGTCTCTTTGCTTGATGTGATCGGCGGAAAAAACAGCCGGGTACAATTCAGCATGATTTCCCGCGAGGTTTCACCGCAGGAAGCGACCAACAGTAAAGTCAATGCAGATGGATTGCTTAATCTATCGATTCATAGCCTACCGTTAGAAGAACAAGCGATGTTTAAAACCATCATGTTAATTCCTATCGGTGCCCTGATTGTGGTATTTCTTCGCGTCATTATCGGACTCAAGACCTCCGGGACTTTTATGCCGGTTCTTATCGCTGTGGCATTTGTTCAGACGCAATTGCTCACAGGTATTATCGGTTTTCTATTGATTGTGGGTACGGGGCTATTTATCCGCAGTTACCTGTCCAAACTGAACCTGTTACTTGTCGCCCGAATATCGGCCGTCATCATCGCTGTGATTCTGATGATCTCGCTCTTTACAGTCCTCTCTTTCCGGCTGGGGATTACCGAAGGACTCACGATTACATTCTTCCCGATGATTATTCTTTCATGGACCATTGAACGGATGTCGATTCTCTGGGAAGAAGATGGTGCCAAAGAAGTCTTCCTGCAAGGCGGAGGGTCGCTGTTTACAGCCATTCTTGTTTATCTGGGAATGACAAATCCATATGTTCAGCATCTCACATTTAATTTTATCGGATTACAGTTGATTGTGTTGGCGCTCATTCTGTTACTGGGAACTTATACCGGCTATCGTGTCAGCGAGTTAAAGCGCTTTAAACCTCTGGTAGATGAACTATGATTTTCGAAAAATATACCTCCCCTTTTCGCTTAAGGCATAAGGGGATTCTGGGGATGAACAAGCGTAACCATAGCTATATTGGTCGTTATAATGATCGCTCTAAATATCCTTTAGTTGATGATAAGCTCCGAACCAAGATCATTGCCGAGAAAGCCGGATGTACCGTGCCCCAGCTTATCGGTGTGATCCGTAACCAGTCTGAAGTCAAACAAATTCATCGACTGGTTCAGCAATGGCCAAGTTTTGTGATTAAACCTGCCCGCGGTAGTGGCGGAAAAGGGATTTTGGTCGTCACTTCCCATCAAGATGGTGTTTATGTCAAACCATCCGGTGCAACATTAAGTGCTGAAGATGTGGAAAGACATGTCAGTAATGCGCTTGCCGGACTCTTTTCCCTCGGGGGGAAAAATGACGTGGCAATCATCGAAAATCTGATTCAGTTTGACGACTGTTTCGACGGCTTCAGTTATGAAGGTGTACCGGATGTCCGAGTCATTGTGTTCAAAGGCTACCCTGTCATGTGCATGATGCGTCTTTCCACGCGGGCATCGGACGGAAAAGCAAACTTGCATCAGGGCGCGGTTGGTGTGGGAATTGATATTGCGACCGGTCGCGCGGTACGAGCGGTTCAGTTCGGGCAGCCCGTTACCCATCATCCGGATACAGGGCGAGCATTAATTGAATTGGATGTGCCTCACTGGCAACGTCTGCTTGAGCTTGCCGCACGCGCATGGGAAATGACCGGTTTAGGTTATATCGGAACCGATATGGTGCTGGATAAAAATAAAGGCCCGATGGTACTGGAGCTCAATGCGCGTCCCGGTCTTGCCATTCAGATCGCAAATGGTGCAGGCTTGCTCCCCAGACTCAGACATATCGAACATATTGGCTCACCTGAATTACCATTAACCGCTCAGGAACGTGTTGAATATGCCATGCAGCATTTTGCAGCGGCATCACAACATTTAATTTAATTCAATAAATCGGCCACCGCCCCCTGCCCTTTCTGCATACCTATCGTGATAGAAAGCTCGAACCGAGATAGCATCAGGGGGCGTACGACATCTATCTTCATAGGTTGCCGATCTTTTCACCTCACTTTGTCATGATTTTTACATTCGATTGCTAGTCTGATTGCATGTCGTTATCCATGATGGAGCTATGTGACAGACTATGAATATGAAAAAGAAAATATCCGTGATCATTCCCTGTTTCAATGAAAGTGAAGTGATTGATTTCACGGTCAAAGAGCTAATTTCCGTCACCAATGCAATTCCCGACTACCGTTTTGAGTTAATTTTTGTCAATGATGGCAGCTCGGATAACACTGAACAACAATTACTGGCGCATAGCCGTCGATATCACCAGGTGAGCCTGCTCTCTCTTTCACGTAATTTCGGCCACCAGCAAGCCGTGACCGCAGGACTGGATGCCAGCAGCGGAGATGCCGTGGTGTTAATTGATGCCGATTTACAGGATCCACCGAAACTCATCGAGCAGATGATCGCCAAATGGGAAGAGGGTTATGATGTGGTCTACGGTACTCGTGATCATCGGGCAGGTGAATCCGCCTTTAAACTTGCTTCAGCCAAGTTGTTCTACCGGATGCTCAACCGCCTGTCAGAAGTCCCGATTCCATTAG
It encodes the following:
- the cmoA gene encoding carboxy-S-adenosyl-L-methionine synthase CmoA — its product is MSHKDTIYSAPIQQVGDFTFDERVVEVFPDMIQRSVPGYNNIISTIGMLAERFAKPNTNVYDLGCSLGAATLSMRRHIHHEGCHIIAVDNSSAMVERCRMHIEAYRSDTAVKVIEADIRDIEITNASIVVLNFTLQFLSPDDRSQLLENIYRGLRPGGILILSEKYSFADTTANDLLIDLHHEFKRANGYSELEISQKRSAIENVLQPDTIETHKNRFAQIGFSSFDVWFQCFNFGSMFAIK
- the cmoB gene encoding tRNA 5-methoxyuridine(34)/uridine 5-oxyacetic acid(34) synthase CmoB; its protein translation is MFNFANFYQLIAQDQRLQPWLNVLPQQLTDWQNDSHGDFERWLRSLNKLPTFTPDQVELKTEVAIRNQTPLPAGEQKKLESLLKTFHPWRKGPYHIHGIHIDTEWRSDWKWERVLPHISSLKNRNVLDVGCGNGYHMWRMLGEGARLCIGVDPSHLFLIQFEAIRRLMGNDQRAHLLPLGIEALPKLEAFDTVFSMGVLYHRRSPLDHLLQLRDQLVAGGELILETLVIEGDESAVLVPTDRYAQMRNVYFFPSALALKAWLEKCGFIDVVIADENETSTEEQRTTTWMTHNSLPDYLDPADPKKTIEGYPAPRRAILIARKP
- a CDS encoding ATP-dependent zinc protease family protein, with amino-acid sequence MFKRLALVAAISTLAGCVTTEERSLHQQTIAAIHGSESNINQRLTNLELQSSNQVDYIDSLENEVSSLKQQIHKLNQKHYQHSSPQEISPTQSLQHLASSDPVPANKVVLGQVERISIESIKQTFDARVDTGAATSSLDATDIEEFERNGKNWVRFHLSGRTQDTDKAADKKNADNKAAKKEAKDNWIEAPVLRYVKIRQASTSETERRAVVELWINVGKIRERTEFTLADRSHMSHPILLGREFLRDIALVDVSKKYIQSTAK
- a CDS encoding inactive transglutaminase family protein, with the protein product MTSRIPFYISIILLVAIGIYLSIFRHQVYGVPWTPGETRQVWEIEARIQFNAQGKEAKVSLAAPYTQDGFTLISESASSPGYGVSYLESTPGSRRAEWSIRQASGPQTIYYKTQFLVDPEAKTRPKPPHGPVDPPTFDSPEEAAAVSLITLANERSADDISFTRELIKALNDEESQNAQLLLNQMTKYKATQKMLSYSGIPNKIVGVLQLEDGRRRQSIEPMNEVWDGERWIVFNPDTGKQANHPNLLVWDESNVSLLDVIGGKNSRVQFSMISREVSPQEATNSKVNADGLLNLSIHSLPLEEQAMFKTIMLIPIGALIVVFLRVIIGLKTSGTFMPVLIAVAFVQTQLLTGIIGFLLIVGTGLFIRSYLSKLNLLLVARISAVIIAVILMISLFTVLSFRLGITEGLTITFFPMIILSWTIERMSILWEEDGAKEVFLQGGGSLFTAILVYLGMTNPYVQHLTFNFIGLQLIVLALILLLGTYTGYRVSELKRFKPLVDEL
- a CDS encoding alpha-L-glutamate ligase-like protein; its protein translation is MIFEKYTSPFRLRHKGILGMNKRNHSYIGRYNDRSKYPLVDDKLRTKIIAEKAGCTVPQLIGVIRNQSEVKQIHRLVQQWPSFVIKPARGSGGKGILVVTSHQDGVYVKPSGATLSAEDVERHVSNALAGLFSLGGKNDVAIIENLIQFDDCFDGFSYEGVPDVRVIVFKGYPVMCMMRLSTRASDGKANLHQGAVGVGIDIATGRAVRAVQFGQPVTHHPDTGRALIELDVPHWQRLLELAARAWEMTGLGYIGTDMVLDKNKGPMVLELNARPGLAIQIANGAGLLPRLRHIEHIGSPELPLTAQERVEYAMQHFAAASQHLI